One segment of Castanea sativa cultivar Marrone di Chiusa Pesio chromosome 3, ASM4071231v1 DNA contains the following:
- the LOC142626932 gene encoding uncharacterized protein LOC142626932, whose amino-acid sequence MMKVNVEKSTHLVSTVMHECLPNAINEEVDSMVDELKQLSAALDVSEPELRNNMSTIQELCKRLLSRRPNLEPILSKQFLQPGTNLVVETSGSISNEQQCDVKDSDSKAKENSSADVASVSNSENTCAFSNTGALLALFVSTIAIVGGARKWL is encoded by the exons ATGATGAAG GTGAATGTGGAGAAAAGTACTCACCTTGTTAGTACTGTTATGCACGAATGCCTTCCGAATGCTATCAACGAGGAAGTAGACAGCATGGTTGATGAACTGAAGCAACTTTCTGCTGCACTGGATGTGAG TGAACCGGAACTTAGAAACAATATGTCAACAATTCAAGAACTTTGCAAGAGATTACTGTCAAGAAGGCCAAATCTGGAACCTATCTTAAGTAAGCAATTCTTGCAACCGGGCACAAACCTTGTGGTTGAGACTTCTGGCAGTATATCAAATGAGCAGCAGTGTGATGTAAAGGACAGTGATAGCAAAGCTAAGGAAAATAGCAGTGCTGATGTTGCATCGGTCTCTAACAGTGAAAACACCTGCGCTTTCAGCAATACAGGTGCTTTATTGGCTTTGTTTGTCTCCACCATTGCAATCGTAGGGGGAGCAAGAAAATGGTTGTGA
- the LOC142628779 gene encoding uncharacterized protein LOC142628779, with translation MPQFQDSIGVIDGTHIQVVVVEDKKTPYYNRNSVPTFNVMAACDFDLLFIIVMVGRKGVAHDTYFLRCYSSTIYQLSKTTTRKHDREDEGFEWDEHNLDNPRSNISEEDSSSQANIENIHDEEMKSIHEKIARSVCGTYDQDNCKTAPSNLAVVADQGDLNNINGSKLRVNYFREIFEDLKSLECGKDPRCFLSNVQIMKVNVEKSIHLVSTVKNERLQNTIDNVDENLLEEVDSMVDELTQLSAALDVSELELGNNMSTIRELCKRLLSRRPNLEPILSKLFFQQGTNLVVETSGNISNEQQCDVEDSDSKAKENSSADVASVSNSKNSR, from the exons ATGCCACAGTTTCAG GATAGTATTGGTGTCATTGATGGTACACATATCCAAGTTGTTGTTGTAGAAGACAAGAAAACTCCATATTATAATAGAAATAGTGTGCCAACTTTTAATGTGATGGCGGCATGTGATTTTGATTTacttttcataattgttatggTTGGAAGGAAAGGTGTAGCACATGACACGTATTTTCTTAGATGCTATTCGTCGACAATCTATCAACTTTCCAAAACCACCACAag aaaacacGACAGAGAGGATGAGGGATTTGAATGGGATGAGCATAACTTGGACAATCCAAGAAGTAACATTAGTGAAGAAGATAGTAGCAGTCAGGCAAACATTGAGAATATACATGATGAGGAGATGAAATCTATTCATGAGAAGATAGCTCGGTCTGTTTGTG GCACTTATGATCAAGACAATTGTAAGACTGCACCTTCAAACTTGGCTGTGGTGGCAGATCAGGGGGACTTGAACAACATAAATGGAAGCAAGCTGCGAGTGAATTACTTTCGGGAAatatttgaagatttgaagtCGTTGGAGTGTGGTAAAGATCCAAGGTGCTTTTTGTCAAATGTCCAAATAATGAAG GTGAATGTGGAGAAAAGTATTCACCTTGTAAGTACTGTTAAGAATGAACGCCTTCAGAATACTATCGACAATGTTGATGAAAACCTATTGGAGGAAGTAGACAGCATGGTTGATGAACTGACGCAACTTTCTGCTGCACTGGATGTGAG TGAACTGGAACTTGGAAACAATATGTCAACAATTCGAGAACTTTGCAAGAGATTGCTGTCAAGAAGGCCAAATCTGGAACCTATCTTAAGTAAGCTATTCTTCCAACAGGGCACAAACCTTGTGGTTGAGACTTCTGGCAATATATCAAATGAGCAGCAGTGTGATGTAGAGGACAGTGATAGCAAAGCTAAGGAAAATAGCAGTGCTGATGTTGCGTCGGTCTCCAACAGCAAAAACAGCCGgtaa
- the LOC142630067 gene encoding protein SLOW GREEN 1, chloroplastic-like: MSFTLATSSSSSSSSLNNNHNHNHNHLSSTSKPPLPSSSLRFPTPTNPQKRLTIISNATNQKNTHPIIQTLTHYTKAAILIGATASMIGNLSVLPAKAEPPTTITEQNPVLEEDQDQEQAQKQPLSELLDSNSEAVEALKSLLQQKLENGEDEEGLKVLRRLVSAQPNVTEWKFLLARLLSEVGDTENARKVFEEILDSNPLSFEALFENALLMDRCGEGEAVITRLEEALRIAEEGSKAKEARDVRLIMAQIQFLQKNVEEALKSYQELVKEDPNDFRPYFCQGMIYSLLDKNAEAKELFAKYRQLSPKKFEVEGYLRTPLSRMKLFGSDQN; this comes from the coding sequence ATGAGCTTCACTTTAGCaacatcctcatcctcatcctcatcatctctcaacaacaatcacaatcacaatcacaatcaccTCTCCTCCACTTCAAAACCACCCTTACCTTCTTCCTCTCTCCGTTTCCCCACTCCCACCAATCCCCAAAAGCGCCTCACAATCATCTCAAATGccaccaaccaaaaaaacaCACACCCCATTATTCAAACACTCACTCACTACACAAAAGCAGCAATTCTCATAGGTGCCACTGCCTCTATGATCGGAAACCTCTCTGTTCTTCCGGCGAAAGCTGAACCTCCCACAACCATCACCGAACAAAACCCAGTTCTTGAAGAAGACCAAGACCAAGAACAAGCCCAAAAACAGCCGCTATCCGAGCTTCTGGACTCCAATTCTGAAGCGGTTGAGGCCTTAAAATCGCTTTTACAACAGAAGCTCGAGAATGGCGAGGACGAGGAGGGTCTTAAGGTTTTAAGACGCCTGGTCTCCGCGCAGCCCAACGTGACTGAGTGGAAGTTCCTTCTGGCTAGGTTGTTAAGCGAAGTGGGAGATACCGAGAATGCACGCAAGGTGTTCGAAGAAATTCTCGACTCTAACCCGTTGAGTTTCGAGGCGTTGTTCGAGAATGCATTGCTGATGGACCGATGCGGGGAAGGCGAGGCGGTGATTACGCGGTTGGAAGAGGCGTTGAGGATTGCGGAGGAGGGAAGCAAGGCGAAGGAGGCTCGAGACGTGCGGTTGATAATGGCACAGATACAGTTTTTGCAGAAGAATGTGGAGGAGGCTTTGAAGAGTTATCAGGAATTGGTTAAGGAAGACCCAAATGACTTTAGGCCCTATTTTTGTCAGGGGATGATTTATAGCTTGCTAGATAAGAATGCAGAGGCCAAAGAGCTGTTTGCTAAGTACAGGCAACTTTCTCCTAAGAAGTTTGAAGTGGAGGGCTACTTGAGGACCCCATTGTCTAGGATGAAGCTATTTGGGTCTGACCAGAATTGA
- the LOC142630039 gene encoding uncharacterized protein At2g02148 isoform X1 — MGSRVPVQQQQQQYNLRSANSFIGSPLHDLNTVDARPTDIDSISDVDRDAVTDDDDTLDHHSNAVDCMHESYRNSLPLHGVGVDDDRSSLDNNGTSRSPYDILTIEDVSPIESARSRFLQIIVDHFILDHVTEVPDSEADYTGQSGQDKLNKRKTREVQYEGDPRFALPLMYVANMYETLVTDVNSRLVSLNGIRDKTIGVALEAAGGLYRSLAKKFPKKGPCTFKRRELATSLETRSRFPELVIQEEKRVRFVVVNGLDIVEKPNSMPIDDAEWFKRLTGRSEVAVSPRDYKYYSPRHKYRRVASNSMSNIPGLPTYPVPDNSSPLATAQGFRSVSDPQNQQQTVCKHPMQPLSHQPQFHPIHQNHHQPMQQSPHASHFAHNHQCVPPSHLTEISHCHQPTISQQMACLQPLTGGHAGGRLHVLPSNLAKYCDECGAPYLRETSKFCSECGVKRLGT, encoded by the exons ATGGGGAGTAGGGTTCCAGtacaacagcagcagcagcagtacAATCTGAGATCTGCCAATTCCTTCATTGGAAGCCCTTTACATGACCTCAACACCGTCGATGCTCGCCCCACCGACATCGATTCCATTAGCGATGTCGATCGCGACGCCGTCACCGACGATGATGACACCTTGGACCACCACTCCAATGCCGTT GACTGTATGCATGAATCCTATAGGAACTCTTTGCCGCTCCATGGTGTAGGAGTTGATGATGACCGTTCTAGCCTTGACAACAATGGGACTTCAAGGTCCCCCTATGATATCCTAACAATTGAAG ATGTTTCGCCTATTGAATCAGCAAGGTCAAGATTTCTACAAATTATTGTGGATCATTTCATTCTTGATCATGTCACCGAGGTGCCTGATTCTGAGGCTGACTATACTGGGCAGTCTGGCCAAGATAAACTAAATAAGAGGAAGACGAGAGAGGTCCAGTATGAAGGTGACCCAAGATTTGCCTTACCCTTGATGTACGTGGCAAATATGTATGAAACTCTAGTTACTGATGTGAATAGCAGGCTTGTTTCATTGAATGGTATTCGTGACAAGACCATTGGAGTAGCCCTTGAGGCAGCTGGTGGTTTGTATAGAAGCCTGGCTAAGAAATTTCCTAAAAAAG GACCATGTACGTTCAAAAGAAGAGAATTGGCAACTTCTCTTGAAACTAGGTCAAGATTTCCAGAATTAGTTATACAAGAAGAGAAGCGAGTTCGTTTTGTGGTAGTCAATGGTTTGGATATTGTTGAAAAACCAAATAGCATGCCTATTGATGATGCTGAGTG GTTCAAACGGTTGACTGGTCGAAGTGAAGTAGCTGTCTCTCCTCGAGACTATAAGTATTACTCTCCAAGACACAAGTACAGACGTGTTGCATCAAACTCCATGTCTAATATCCCTGGTTTGCCT ACATATCCTGTTCCGGATAATTCTTCTCCGTTGGCTACTGCTCAAGGTTTCCGCTCTGTAAGTGAT CCACAAAATCAGCAGCAGACTGTTTGCAAACATCCTATGCAACCACTTTCACATCAGCCCCAATTTCACCCAATTCACCAGAATCATCATCAACCCATGCAGCAAAGTCCACATGCATCCCATTTTGCTCACAATCATCAATGTGTTCCACCTTCACACTTAACTGAAATTTCTCATTGTCATCAACCAACCATATCACAACAGATGGCATGCTTACAACCCCTCACAGGTGGCCATGCTGGAGGGCGCTTGCATGTACTG CCATCCAACCTTGCAAAGTATTGTGACGAGTGTGGGGCCCCATACCTGAGAGAAACTTCTAAGTTCTGCTCAGAATGCGGTGTTAAAAGGTTAGGAACATGA
- the LOC142630039 gene encoding uncharacterized protein At2g02148 isoform X2, protein MGSRVPVQQQQQQYNLRSANSFIGSPLHDLNTVDARPTDIDSISDVDRDAVTDDDDTLDHHSNAVDCMHESYRNSLPLHGVGVDDDRSSLDNNGTSRSPYDILTIEDVSPIESARSRFLQIIVDHFILDHVTEVPDSEADYTGQSGQDKLNKRKTREVQYEGDPRFALPLMYVANMYETLVTDVNSRLVSLNGIRDKTIGVALEAAGGLYRSLAKKFPKKGPCTFKRRELATSLETRSRFPELVIQEEKRVRFVVVNGLDIVEKPNSMPIDDAEWFKRLTGRSEVAVSPRDYKYYSPRHKYRRVASNSMSNIPGLPTYPVPDNSSPLATAQGFRSPQNQQQTVCKHPMQPLSHQPQFHPIHQNHHQPMQQSPHASHFAHNHQCVPPSHLTEISHCHQPTISQQMACLQPLTGGHAGGRLHVLPSNLAKYCDECGAPYLRETSKFCSECGVKRLGT, encoded by the exons ATGGGGAGTAGGGTTCCAGtacaacagcagcagcagcagtacAATCTGAGATCTGCCAATTCCTTCATTGGAAGCCCTTTACATGACCTCAACACCGTCGATGCTCGCCCCACCGACATCGATTCCATTAGCGATGTCGATCGCGACGCCGTCACCGACGATGATGACACCTTGGACCACCACTCCAATGCCGTT GACTGTATGCATGAATCCTATAGGAACTCTTTGCCGCTCCATGGTGTAGGAGTTGATGATGACCGTTCTAGCCTTGACAACAATGGGACTTCAAGGTCCCCCTATGATATCCTAACAATTGAAG ATGTTTCGCCTATTGAATCAGCAAGGTCAAGATTTCTACAAATTATTGTGGATCATTTCATTCTTGATCATGTCACCGAGGTGCCTGATTCTGAGGCTGACTATACTGGGCAGTCTGGCCAAGATAAACTAAATAAGAGGAAGACGAGAGAGGTCCAGTATGAAGGTGACCCAAGATTTGCCTTACCCTTGATGTACGTGGCAAATATGTATGAAACTCTAGTTACTGATGTGAATAGCAGGCTTGTTTCATTGAATGGTATTCGTGACAAGACCATTGGAGTAGCCCTTGAGGCAGCTGGTGGTTTGTATAGAAGCCTGGCTAAGAAATTTCCTAAAAAAG GACCATGTACGTTCAAAAGAAGAGAATTGGCAACTTCTCTTGAAACTAGGTCAAGATTTCCAGAATTAGTTATACAAGAAGAGAAGCGAGTTCGTTTTGTGGTAGTCAATGGTTTGGATATTGTTGAAAAACCAAATAGCATGCCTATTGATGATGCTGAGTG GTTCAAACGGTTGACTGGTCGAAGTGAAGTAGCTGTCTCTCCTCGAGACTATAAGTATTACTCTCCAAGACACAAGTACAGACGTGTTGCATCAAACTCCATGTCTAATATCCCTGGTTTGCCT ACATATCCTGTTCCGGATAATTCTTCTCCGTTGGCTACTGCTCAAGGTTTCCGCTCT CCACAAAATCAGCAGCAGACTGTTTGCAAACATCCTATGCAACCACTTTCACATCAGCCCCAATTTCACCCAATTCACCAGAATCATCATCAACCCATGCAGCAAAGTCCACATGCATCCCATTTTGCTCACAATCATCAATGTGTTCCACCTTCACACTTAACTGAAATTTCTCATTGTCATCAACCAACCATATCACAACAGATGGCATGCTTACAACCCCTCACAGGTGGCCATGCTGGAGGGCGCTTGCATGTACTG CCATCCAACCTTGCAAAGTATTGTGACGAGTGTGGGGCCCCATACCTGAGAGAAACTTCTAAGTTCTGCTCAGAATGCGGTGTTAAAAGGTTAGGAACATGA